One region of Oscillospiraceae bacterium genomic DNA includes:
- a CDS encoding ABC transporter permease, with translation MRKFLIKRLLLCVLILFLVSIIIYAIMRSLPTSYVERVARERSALPGAKSFTEILSQLQAVYHLDSDVIPGYFGWLGEIIKGDFGDSWVYNVPVVQKFKEVIWDSFWLSFVSLLLELVIAIPLGILAARRQYSRTDYAVTVFALIGISLPSFFFATLLKLIFAIKLNWVDPVGKVGRFYDQLSDIGKFWDVVQHFILPVATLTIVSIGFLMRYTRTNMLEVLNSDYIRTARAKGLPEKTVINKHAFRNTLIPIITIVGGTLPGLFSGALITEQLFAIPGIGYTAYNAMVQGDIPFSMFYLLFLAVLTLVGTLMADILYAVVDPRVRVN, from the coding sequence ATGCGAAAATTTTTAATCAAAAGGCTGCTTTTGTGCGTTTTGATATTGTTTCTGGTTTCTATCATAATATACGCGATAATGCGCAGTCTCCCAACGTCATATGTAGAACGTGTTGCTCGCGAGCGCTCCGCGCTTCCGGGAGCAAAAAGCTTTACCGAAATATTAAGTCAGCTTCAGGCCGTTTATCATCTTGACAGTGATGTCATCCCGGGCTATTTCGGGTGGCTGGGAGAGATAATAAAGGGTGATTTCGGAGATTCCTGGGTATATAATGTTCCCGTTGTCCAGAAATTCAAGGAAGTAATATGGGATTCATTCTGGCTTTCGTTTGTTTCCTTGCTCCTTGAGTTGGTCATTGCCATTCCGCTCGGAATTCTCGCCGCACGCAGGCAATACAGCAGAACCGATTACGCAGTGACTGTTTTTGCGCTTATCGGGATATCTCTGCCATCGTTTTTCTTTGCGACGCTTTTGAAGCTTATATTTGCAATAAAGCTCAACTGGGTCGACCCGGTGGGAAAAGTCGGGCGCTTTTACGATCAGCTCAGCGATATCGGAAAATTTTGGGATGTGGTACAGCATTTTATCCTCCCCGTCGCCACCCTTACAATTGTGAGCATAGGGTTTTTAATGCGTTATACGAGGACGAATATGCTTGAGGTGCTTAACTCCGACTATATAAGAACAGCGCGCGCGAAAGGGCTGCCTGAAAAAACTGTCATAAACAAGCATGCCTTCAGGAACACGCTTATTCCCATTATAACCATAGTCGGCGGCACGCTTCCCGGGCTTTTCAGCGGTGCGCTTATAACAGAGCAGCTGTTTGCCATTCCTGGTATCGGATATACGGCGTACAACGCGATGGTGCAGGGAGACATACCGTTCTCAATGTTCTATCTGCTGTTTCTGGCAGTATTGACGCTGGTCGGCACACTGATGGCGGATATTCTGTATGCTGTTGTTGATCCGCGTGTCAGAGTAAACTGA
- a CDS encoding ABC transporter substrate-binding protein, with translation MKATPRRIITFILVLSMCFCSFAACGGTKGPTAPTLETPLVVAYDPFSAKFSPFFADSAYDQDVVDMTQLQLLTTDRSGGIVYNAIGGQTVKYNGTAYNYKGIADIKVSIDEKKNTTTYRAKIKSGVKFSDGQEFDADDVIFTYYVFLDPSYVGSTTLGSYNIIGLNDYQTQTTSAVYDKYHTIAEKIYAAGKDHKWASSDEWTEEQQTGYWDLIAESWKEDLQGIVNYCVGKYAASYAEGELGFTSDEIIANEKLQIPFGMVMWGFATAEKDSDKKATGKITAGGKTYDLKNNQYPTIDDLYAVAYGAYNGNPEEYWATEQYSGDATDVVGPTYNKFILKFGSKDEAMGGTGVPSISGIKKIDQRTVEVTTNGYEAPAIYSIFGISIAPLHYYGNEALYDYKANKFGHEFGNLDIVKAKTNSPMGAGAYKFVKYENKVVYFEANENYYKGCPKIHYIQFKEVGEADKITALQTGAADVSNPSGSKVKFQAIRDTNSNKELTGDIITTNSVDNLGYGYMGINASTVLVGTDPASDASKNLRRAFATLFAVYRDVSINSYYGDAAAVINYPISNTSWAAPQKSDADYEVAFSKDVDGKPIYTSDMDANAKYEAALNAAVGFLKAAGFTYSESTKTFTAAPAGAKLTYEALVPGDGVGDHPNFQILSNASNALKTIGITLTVNDLTDSTVLWDRIDAGTQEIWTAAWSATIDPDMYQIYHSSGIIGRNGSDSNHYHIDDAKLDEYIVDARKSADQSQRKTIYKACLDIIIDWAVEIPSYQRQNVIIFSTNRVKIDTLTPDITTYWGWMHDIELLEVVETETPVNTAE, from the coding sequence ATGAAAGCAACCCCAAGACGCATTATAACGTTCATTTTAGTTTTGTCAATGTGCTTTTGTTCCTTCGCGGCATGCGGCGGAACCAAGGGACCGACCGCTCCGACACTCGAAACTCCCCTTGTTGTCGCATATGACCCATTTTCCGCAAAATTCAGCCCGTTTTTCGCGGATTCCGCATATGATCAGGATGTTGTAGACATGACTCAGCTGCAGCTTTTGACAACTGACAGATCAGGAGGCATAGTATACAACGCCATTGGCGGTCAAACCGTCAAATACAACGGCACTGCCTATAATTATAAAGGCATTGCCGATATAAAGGTTAGCATTGACGAAAAGAAAAACACGACCACATACCGCGCAAAGATTAAGAGCGGCGTGAAATTCTCCGACGGTCAAGAATTTGACGCCGATGATGTAATATTCACATATTACGTATTTCTCGATCCGTCCTATGTCGGATCAACCACTCTCGGCTCCTATAATATAATCGGGTTAAACGATTATCAGACTCAGACCACGAGCGCGGTTTATGACAAATATCATACCATCGCTGAAAAAATCTACGCCGCCGGCAAGGATCACAAATGGGCATCTTCCGACGAATGGACAGAAGAACAGCAAACAGGATACTGGGATCTGATCGCTGAATCCTGGAAAGAAGACCTTCAGGGAATAGTAAACTACTGCGTCGGTAAATACGCCGCTTCTTATGCTGAAGGAGAACTCGGCTTCACAAGTGATGAAATCATCGCAAACGAAAAGCTTCAGATTCCGTTTGGAATGGTTATGTGGGGATTTGCTACTGCGGAAAAAGACAGTGACAAAAAAGCCACCGGAAAAATCACCGCGGGCGGAAAGACATATGATCTTAAAAACAATCAATACCCGACAATAGATGATTTATATGCAGTGGCATACGGCGCATACAACGGCAATCCGGAAGAATATTGGGCGACAGAGCAATATTCCGGAGATGCAACCGACGTTGTCGGCCCGACATACAACAAATTCATCCTTAAATTCGGCTCAAAAGACGAAGCAATGGGCGGCACGGGCGTGCCCAGCATTTCCGGAATAAAGAAAATCGACCAGCGCACAGTCGAAGTTACGACCAACGGTTATGAGGCTCCTGCGATTTATTCGATATTCGGAATATCAATCGCTCCGCTTCATTATTACGGAAACGAAGCCCTATATGATTACAAGGCAAACAAATTCGGTCATGAATTTGGCAATCTTGATATAGTCAAGGCCAAAACCAACAGCCCTATGGGCGCCGGCGCTTATAAATTTGTAAAATACGAAAACAAAGTAGTGTATTTCGAAGCGAACGAAAATTATTACAAGGGCTGCCCGAAGATTCATTATATTCAATTCAAGGAAGTAGGCGAAGCCGATAAGATAACCGCTTTGCAGACAGGCGCCGCCGATGTATCGAATCCGTCCGGCAGCAAGGTCAAATTCCAGGCTATCAGAGACACAAACTCCAATAAGGAGCTAACCGGTGACATTATCACAACAAACTCCGTGGACAATCTCGGCTACGGCTATATGGGAATAAACGCTTCTACCGTTCTTGTCGGCACCGATCCCGCTTCCGATGCCTCCAAGAACCTGAGACGCGCGTTCGCAACACTTTTCGCGGTATACCGTGATGTATCCATCAACAGCTATTACGGCGATGCCGCCGCGGTAATCAATTACCCGATATCCAACACTTCGTGGGCTGCTCCGCAGAAATCAGATGCCGATTACGAAGTGGCGTTCTCCAAGGATGTAGACGGCAAACCGATTTATACCTCCGATATGGATGCCAACGCAAAATATGAAGCTGCTTTAAACGCGGCGGTCGGCTTCCTTAAGGCAGCCGGCTTTACCTACAGCGAATCCACAAAGACATTTACCGCAGCTCCCGCCGGCGCGAAGCTCACATATGAAGCTCTTGTCCCGGGAGACGGAGTGGGCGATCATCCTAACTTCCAAATTTTGTCCAACGCTTCCAATGCCCTTAAAACGATAGGCATTACTCTGACAGTCAACGATCTGACCGATTCCACGGTTCTCTGGGACAGGATTGACGCTGGAACCCAGGAAATCTGGACTGCCGCATGGAGCGCCACGATCGATCCCGATATGTATCAGATCTATCACAGCTCGGGAATAATAGGCAGAAACGGCTCTGATTCCAACCATTACCACATCGACGACGCAAAGCTTGACGAATACATTGTCGATGCGCGCAAATCTGCCGATCAGTCGCAAAGAAAAACTATATACAAGGCATGCCTTGATATAATAATTGACTGGGCTGTTGAAATTCCGTCTTATCAGAGACAGAACGTAATAATATTCTCGACAAACAGAGTTAAAATTGATACCTTGACTCCGGATATCACGACATACTGGGGCTGGATGCATGATATAGAGCTGCTTGAAGTCGTGGAAACAGAAACACCTGTAAATACTGCCGAATAA
- the rpsF gene encoding 30S ribosomal protein S6 — MEKLQSKYETVFIVNPELGDEAVTTICDKFKALIAANGTIDDVADWGKRRLAYPINDVLDGYYMVIKFTCGHDFPAELDRIFKITDGMLRSVIVKEEE, encoded by the coding sequence ATGGAAAAACTGCAATCCAAATACGAAACCGTTTTTATTGTAAATCCCGAGCTTGGCGATGAAGCCGTCACTACAATATGTGACAAGTTCAAAGCTTTGATCGCTGCCAACGGAACGATTGACGACGTAGCCGATTGGGGAAAGAGAAGACTCGCATATCCGATAAACGATGTTTTAGACGGATATTATATGGTCATCAAATTTACCTGCGGTCATGATTTTCCCGCGGAACTCGACAGAATTTTCAAGATTACCGACGGTATGCTCCGTTCTGTAATCGTAAAAGAAGAAGAATAA
- a CDS encoding single-stranded DNA-binding protein: protein MAAFNKVILIGNLVSDPELKQTNSGIPVTSFSIAVSRRFAKQGDPVQADFINIVAWRSTAEFITKYFTKGKSILVCGSLQSRTWTDQSGQKRYSTEVVAEEVSFVEKKADNAAGGAINNSAPSPYSSSPKDVAFEEMSTDDDLPF, encoded by the coding sequence ATGGCAGCTTTTAACAAGGTCATTTTAATAGGAAATCTTGTAAGCGATCCCGAATTGAAGCAGACAAACAGCGGTATTCCCGTTACCTCTTTTTCAATCGCGGTAAGCAGACGCTTTGCAAAACAGGGTGATCCGGTACAGGCTGACTTTATAAACATCGTTGCCTGGCGTTCCACCGCGGAATTTATCACAAAGTACTTCACAAAAGGCAAATCGATTCTCGTCTGCGGTTCGCTTCAATCCCGCACCTGGACGGATCAAAGCGGTCAGAAGCGATATTCCACCGAGGTCGTTGCCGAAGAAGTCTCCTTTGTCGAGAAAAAAGCGGACAACGCTGCGGGCGGCGCGATAAATAATTCCGCGCCCTCTCCGTACAGCTCAAGTCCCAAGGACGTCGCCTTTGAGGAAATGTCCACCGACGACGATCTTCCCTTTTGA
- the rpsR gene encoding 30S ribosomal protein S18: MDKEAPRSSGYRPMNRRKKKVCAFCADKIEHIDYKDANKLRKFVSERSKILPRRITGTCAKHQRQLTTAIKRARQIAILPYISD, from the coding sequence ATGGATAAGGAAGCTCCAAGATCATCGGGCTACAGGCCGATGAACAGAAGAAAAAAGAAAGTCTGCGCTTTCTGCGCCGATAAGATAGAACATATCGACTACAAGGATGCCAATAAGCTTCGTAAATTTGTTTCCGAACGCTCCAAGATCCTTCCCAGAAGGATTACCGGCACCTGCGCAAAGCATCAGAGACAGCTCACCACCGCAATCAAGCGCGCGCGCCAGATTGCCATTCTGCCCTATATCAGCGACTGA
- the secG gene encoding preprotein translocase subunit SecG, with amino-acid sequence MGTFITVLSCFLIFFAVCLIVLILLQSDKSGGMSNAIGGGAAETFYGKSKGRAKDALLSKLTTIISIVFVVIIAAIYVLQ; translated from the coding sequence ATGGGAACATTTATAACTGTCCTTAGTTGTTTTCTCATATTCTTTGCCGTTTGTTTGATCGTGCTTATATTGCTTCAATCCGATAAAAGCGGCGGTATGTCAAACGCCATCGGCGGCGGCGCTGCCGAAACATTTTACGGAAAAAGCAAAGGCCGGGCGAAGGACGCGCTGCTCTCAAAGCTCACCACGATCATTTCTATAGTGTTCGTCGTGATAATTGCGGCAATTTACGTTCTGCAATAA
- a CDS encoding Cthe_2314 family HEPN domain-containing protein, with protein sequence MKKDCMYLEKLIESIIYTPNAFKINLGNGKSILSIVSNDKGINEYFAISAIYDTIIDIDRIIKYAFAETTKYNLPETLDEYNPLSKPSEMDIIALYHIENIVFRISVLWDLLAQICNIIFHTDQKPEKIYYNKYFRYYENSFNIAKDIISYFDEEDNNTDKNPWLGNHAFLNEYRNQMTHRISPSITTISTFGSILRPPAMYILHRSIEDYYVVSSYLCRVLNDYTTTNTDWPSIKL encoded by the coding sequence ATGAAAAAAGACTGCATGTACCTTGAAAAATTAATTGAGTCTATAATATACACTCCAAACGCTTTTAAAATAAATTTGGGAAATGGAAAATCCATTCTATCAATTGTTAGCAATGATAAAGGCATAAATGAATATTTTGCTATATCAGCGATATACGATACTATTATTGACATAGATCGTATAATCAAATACGCATTTGCAGAAACAACAAAATATAACTTACCAGAAACACTAGATGAATACAATCCACTATCTAAGCCAAGTGAGATGGATATAATAGCTTTATACCATATTGAAAATATTGTATTTCGAATTAGTGTTTTATGGGATTTGTTGGCACAGATATGTAATATAATTTTTCATACAGATCAAAAACCTGAAAAAATTTATTATAATAAGTATTTTAGATATTATGAAAATTCTTTTAATATAGCAAAAGATATTATATCATATTTTGATGAAGAAGATAATAATACAGATAAGAATCCTTGGCTCGGTAATCATGCATTTCTTAATGAATACAGGAATCAAATGACACATCGTATCTCACCGAGTATTACTACAATATCCACTTTTGGTTCAATACTTAGACCACCTGCGATGTATATACTACATCGTTCTATAGAAGATTATTATGTTGTATCATCCTATCTATGTCGGGTATTAAACGATTATACGACCACAAATACAGACTGGCCGTCTATAAAATTATAG
- a CDS encoding zinc ribbon domain-containing protein gives MFLIFGIDQARKQLNSDRNVVCPVCGAFGHLNLWVEYTYFMLFFIPIFKWNRHYFARLSCCGAVCELDTEQGRDIERKRKNLDSIDISSLNFTRPGFQSGVWSCPDCGFESDDNFSFCPKCGRKF, from the coding sequence ATGTTTTTGATATTCGGCATAGATCAGGCGAGAAAACAGCTTAATTCTGACCGGAATGTAGTTTGCCCCGTGTGCGGGGCGTTCGGGCATCTGAATTTATGGGTTGAATATACTTATTTCATGCTTTTTTTCATCCCGATTTTCAAGTGGAACAGGCATTATTTCGCGCGGCTTTCATGCTGCGGAGCGGTGTGCGAGCTGGACACAGAGCAAGGGCGTGATATTGAGAGGAAAAGGAAGAATCTAGATTCAATAGATATTTCGTCACTGAATTTCACGCGTCCTGGATTTCAATCCGGAGTTTGGAGTTGTCCCGACTGCGGATTTGAGTCTGATGATAACTTTTCGTTCTGCCCGAAATGCGGGAGGAAGTTTTGA
- a CDS encoding alpha/beta fold hydrolase, producing MPYYNYNNHACWYEEHGEGDPLLMLHGNTASSRIFDGVYELFTKKYRVILIDFLGHGRSDRIKSFPDDLWYDEGMQVVEFIKQKNIGKTYMIGSSGGALAAVNAALEAPELFIKVIADSFEGETPMPSFVETVECDREASKANPGAREFYISMHGEGWENVVDNDTHAVTAHAKTIGKFFHKPFSMLKTDILMTGSREDEYTAPIAADFYDKIYAGLIQKAGHGKMHVFEHGGHPAIITNPDEFFRVACEFFGERCF from the coding sequence ATGCCATATTATAATTACAATAATCACGCCTGCTGGTATGAGGAGCACGGAGAAGGCGATCCTCTTCTGATGCTTCACGGCAATACCGCGTCATCCAGAATTTTCGACGGAGTATATGAACTTTTCACAAAAAAATACAGAGTAATCCTGATCGATTTTCTCGGCCACGGTCGTTCGGACAGAATAAAGAGCTTTCCCGATGATCTGTGGTATGACGAGGGAATGCAGGTCGTTGAGTTTATAAAGCAGAAAAACATAGGTAAAACATATATGATAGGAAGCAGCGGCGGCGCGCTGGCTGCCGTAAACGCAGCGCTTGAGGCGCCGGAGCTGTTTATTAAGGTCATCGCGGACAGCTTTGAGGGCGAAACGCCGATGCCATCCTTTGTCGAGACCGTGGAATGTGATCGAGAAGCGTCTAAAGCCAATCCCGGAGCAAGGGAATTTTATATCAGCATGCACGGTGAAGGATGGGAAAACGTCGTGGATAACGACACGCACGCCGTGACCGCGCACGCAAAAACCATCGGTAAATTTTTTCACAAGCCGTTTTCAATGCTGAAAACAGACATTCTCATGACAGGGAGCCGTGAGGACGAATACACCGCTCCGATTGCGGCGGATTTTTATGATAAGATCTATGCTGGGCTGATTCAAAAAGCCGGGCACGGTAAAATGCATGTGTTTGAGCATGGTGGGCATCCCGCCATTATAACTAATCCGGATGAGTTTTTCCGTGTTGCGTGCGAATTTTTCGGTGAGAGATGTTTTTAA
- the lysS gene encoding lysine--tRNA ligase — MTEEQIYNPAEELSEAEEAQQLNELLRIRREKLSELKNAGNDPYLITRFDVTAYTADIKNNFDEYEGREVSVAGRLMSRRDMGKANFIDISDSKGRIQVYVRIDDVGEDTFAAYKKWDIGDIIGLFGKVFRTRRGEISIHCEKITLLSKSLLPLPEKWHGLKDQDLRYRQRYVDLIVNPEVRDVFVKRSRIITEIRSFLNGRNFMEVETPVLHNIAGGAAARPFITHHNALNIDLYLRIALELYLKRLIVGGFDRVYEISRVFRNEGMDTRHNPEFTLLELYQAFTDYNGMMEITESLFRSVARAVCGKTVIEFNGVEIDLEKPFERITMSDAVLKYAGVDFTKITTVEEARAAAKAHDIKYEERHLVGDILNLFFEEYVEEKLIQPTFLTGHPVEISPLAKRMPSDPSHTERFELFILGSEFANAFSELNDPIDQRGRFEAQAAAKAAGDEEACDIDEDFLTALEYGMPPTGGLGIGIDRLVMLLTDSQSIRDVLLFPTMKPEL, encoded by the coding sequence ATGACCGAAGAACAAATTTACAATCCCGCAGAGGAACTGTCAGAAGCAGAAGAGGCACAACAGCTGAACGAGCTTCTCCGTATCCGCAGAGAAAAGCTTTCGGAGCTTAAGAATGCGGGAAATGATCCTTATCTCATTACACGTTTTGACGTCACGGCTTATACCGCGGATATAAAAAACAATTTTGATGAATACGAAGGCCGTGAGGTGTCCGTTGCCGGACGCCTTATGTCGCGCCGTGACATGGGTAAAGCGAACTTCATTGATATATCCGATTCAAAGGGACGCATACAGGTGTATGTCAGAATAGACGATGTCGGGGAAGATACGTTCGCCGCATATAAAAAATGGGATATCGGAGATATTATAGGGCTGTTCGGAAAGGTATTCCGCACCCGCAGAGGTGAAATTTCGATCCATTGCGAAAAAATCACGCTGCTTTCAAAGTCGCTTCTTCCGCTTCCTGAAAAATGGCACGGATTAAAGGATCAGGATTTGCGTTACCGTCAGAGATATGTCGATCTCATCGTCAATCCGGAAGTTCGGGATGTATTCGTAAAGCGTTCGCGTATAATTACCGAGATAAGAAGCTTTCTGAACGGCAGAAATTTCATGGAAGTCGAAACTCCGGTATTGCACAACATTGCAGGAGGAGCCGCGGCTCGTCCGTTTATTACGCATCACAACGCGCTTAATATTGATCTGTATCTGCGTATAGCCCTTGAGCTTTATTTAAAGCGTCTTATTGTCGGGGGCTTTGACAGAGTATACGAAATCAGCAGGGTGTTCCGCAACGAGGGAATGGACACACGCCACAATCCCGAATTCACGCTGCTTGAGCTTTACCAGGCGTTCACGGATTACAACGGTATGATGGAAATAACCGAATCACTTTTCCGAAGCGTCGCGAGAGCGGTCTGCGGCAAGACCGTCATCGAATTCAACGGCGTGGAGATTGATCTCGAAAAGCCGTTTGAACGCATCACGATGAGCGATGCCGTACTTAAATACGCCGGCGTCGACTTTACGAAGATAACCACGGTCGAAGAAGCCCGCGCCGCCGCGAAGGCTCATGACATCAAATACGAAGAGCGTCATCTCGTCGGCGATATCCTAAACCTTTTCTTTGAGGAATATGTTGAAGAAAAGCTTATACAGCCCACATTTCTCACAGGTCATCCGGTTGAAATATCTCCTCTTGCTAAGCGCATGCCTTCCGATCCGTCGCATACGGAAAGGTTCGAGCTTTTCATTCTCGGAAGCGAATTTGCAAACGCCTTTTCGGAATTGAACGATCCTATTGATCAGCGCGGCCGATTTGAGGCTCAGGCTGCCGCAAAGGCCGCCGGAGACGAAGAGGCCTGCGATATAGACGAGGACTTTTTGACAGCTCTCGAATACGGCATGCCGCCTACGGGCGGACTGGGCATCGGCATAGACCGTCTTGTCATGCTGCTTACCGATTCACAGTCGATAAGAGATGTGCTTTTGTTCCCGACGATGAAGCCGGAGCTTTAA
- the greA gene encoding transcription elongation factor GreA, with product MQTKYTFVTEEGLNQLKNELEYLKITRRQEVAAAIKQATSFGDLSENSEYDEAKNEQGEVEKRIAEIEKMLDNVKIISANATSSVVSVGSKVKIFDTELEEEASYQIVGSTEADPSNSLISDESPIGKALLNKKPGDLIEVITPGGVIKIELLAIL from the coding sequence ATGCAAACAAAATATACCTTTGTTACGGAAGAAGGTCTTAATCAGCTCAAGAACGAGCTTGAATACCTTAAAATCACGCGGCGCCAGGAGGTTGCCGCGGCTATAAAACAGGCGACTTCGTTCGGAGACCTTTCCGAAAACAGTGAATATGATGAAGCGAAGAACGAGCAGGGAGAGGTTGAAAAGCGCATTGCCGAAATCGAAAAAATGCTCGACAATGTAAAAATAATATCCGCCAACGCGACTTCCTCGGTGGTTTCCGTCGGTTCAAAAGTTAAAATATTCGATACCGAGCTTGAAGAAGAGGCATCATATCAAATAGTCGGTTCCACAGAAGCCGATCCGTCAAATTCGCTCATCAGCGATGAATCACCAATCGGCAAGGCACTATTAAACAAAAAGCCCGGCGACCTTATCGAGGTCATCACGCCCGGCGGCGTAATTAAGATCGAACTTCTCGCCATACTTTGA